AGGTGGTGAAGGCGGGGTACGACGAGGCGGTGATGCTCGACACGGAAGGGTACGTCGCGGAGGGCTCGGGGGAGAACATCTTCATCGTCCGGCACGGCATCCTCCAGACCTCGTCCCTGACCTCGATCCTCCCCGGGATCACCCGGGACTCGGTCCTGAACATCGCCCAGAAGCTCGACATCCCGGTCAAGGAGTCCCGCTTCACGCGCGACGAGATGTACATCGCCGACGAGATGTTCTTCACCGGCACCGCCGCCGAGATCACCCCGGTGCGGGAGGTGGACGACCGCCGCGTGGGCACGGGAAAGCCGGGACCGATCACGAAGAAGATCCAGGAGGCGTTCTTCGACATCGTGCACGGCAAGGACGCCCTCTTCGCGCACTGGCTCGACGTCCTCAAGTAGGGATCCCCTCCGGAAAATCGGCCGAAGGGCGCAGGGGCACCGTGGTACCATAGGATGATGCTCCGCGTGTCCGAGATCTTCGCCAGCATCCAGGGGGAGACCTCGTACGTCGGCCTCCCCTTCGCCTTCGTTCGCCTGACCGGGTGCAACCTCCGCTGCCGTTACTGCGACACGACGTACGCCTACGACGACGGGGAGGAGTTCCCCCTCGGGGAGGTTGTCTCCCGTGTCGTTTTTTTCAAAATCCCGCGGGTGACGGTGACCGGCGGCGAACCGCTGCTGCAGGAGGAGACGCCCGCTCTCGTTTCGGCGCTCCTTGACCTGGGTCACACGGTGCTCGTGGAGACGAACGGAACGGTTGCGCTTTCCCGCCTCGATCCCCGGGCGGTCAAGATCATGGACGTCAAGTGTCCCGGTTCCGGAGAGGCCGGGAAGACCGACTGGGAGAACTTCGCGCGTCTCTCGCCGCGCGACGAGGTCAAGTTCGTCCTCTCCTCCGAGGAGGACTACCGGTTCGCCCGGGAGGTGATCCGGAAATACGGGAAGGCTCACCCGTTCACGGCGCTTCTGTCCCCGGCCTTCGGGCTTCTCCCCCCCGAGAAGCTCGCCGGCTGGATGGTCGGGGACGCCCTCGACGCGAGGTTCCAGCTGCAGCTTCACAAGCTGGTGTGGGGACCGGACCGGAGAGGCGTGTGACGAGCCCCGCGAAGCCGAAAGGGATTGTCCTCGTAAGCGGGGGGATGGACAGTCTCGTCCTGGCTGTCTTCGCCACCCGGGAATCGGACATCGCCCTGTTGCACGTAAATTACGGACAACGCACCGAGAAGAAGGAGCTCGCCTGCTTCCGGGCGATCGCCGACCACCTGGAGGCGGAGGAGCGCCTTGTGGTCGACATCGGGTATCTGAGGACGATCGGGGGGTCGGCCCTGACCGATCCGTCCCTCGACGTACCCCCCGCGGACCCGGACCGTCCCGGGATCCCCGCGACCTACGTTCCGTTCCGCAACGCGCACTTCCTCTGCATCGCGGTGTCGTGGGCGGAGGTGATCGGCGCGAGGAACGTCTACATCGGCGCGGTGTGGGCCGACTCGTCCGGCTACCCCGACTGCCGGCCCGCTTTCTACGAGGCGATGAACGAGGCGATCCGCAGGGGGACGAAAGACGAAAGCGGGATTCGCGTCCGGGCCCCCTTCGTCAACCTGAAGAAGAAGGACATCGTCCTGATGGGGAAGTCGCTCGGCGTCCCCTTCGAGCATACGTGGTCGTGCTACCGGGAAGGCGAGAAGGCGTGCGGGCGGTGCGACTCGTGCGTTCTCCGGCTGCGGGCCTTCGCCGAGGCCGGCGTACCGGACCCCCTCCCCTACGAGGTCCGGCCGGCGGGCTGACGCCGCCGCGACACCCATGCGCTCCGCTTTCGACACCAAGCAGCTCGCGAGGCGCCTCTCCCAGGGGGCGTTCCTCCTCCTTTTTTTCGTCCTGCTCGTCAAGACGGACTACGACGGACGGAACGAACTCGCCTATCCCGTCAAGATCTTCCTCGACGCCGACCTCCTCGTCTTCCTGACGTCGCTCCTCTCCGCGCACAAGCTTCCCGCCGCCCTCTTTTTGGCCCTGCTGTTCGTACCCGTGACCCTGCTGTTCGGCCGGGCCTTCTGCGGGTGGGTCTGTCCCCTCGGGACGCTGAATCATGCGGTGAGCTTCTACGACAGGAAATATGCGGAGGAGCGGGGAACAAAGACCCGGGGGGCGCGGTGGAAGTTCGCGACGCTGCTGTTTTTTGCCGGGGCGGCGCTCTTCGGGATCCAGACGGCGGGATTGCTGGATCCGATCTCCCTCCTGATCCGCTCGCTCTCGCTCTCGGTGATGCCGGGGATCAACCATGTCCTGCGCCTGTTTCTCGACTGGGGATACCGTCTCCCCTGGCGCCCGGCATCGGACATTTTCGATGCGGCATACACCTTCCTGCGGACCCACTTCCTGTCCTTTTTCCCGGCGCGGTACGAGCAGGCCCTGTTCCTCTTCTCCCTCTTCTTCCTCGTGCTCGCCCTGAACCGGTACCGGACGCGGTTCTTCTGCCGGTTCGTCTGCCCCCTCGGGGGGCTGCTCGGGATCTTCTCCCGCGCCGGCCTGCTCCGGCTTGGCATGAACGAGAAGTGCACCCGCTGCATGCAGTGCCGGGACGTCTGCGCGGGCGGGGCGAACCCTCACACGAAAGAACACTGGTCCCCGTCGGAGTGCGTGACCTGCTTCAACTGCACCGCCGAGTGCCCGGAGGGGGCCCTCGCGTGGACCTTCACACCGGCGCGGGGGACGAAGGACCGCCTCGACGTCGACAGGCGGGCGGCCCTTTCCGCCCTCTTCTCCGGAGCCGCCGCCACCTGGGTGATGAAGACCTCCCCCGCCCAGGCAAGACCCGCGCCCGAACTCGTGCGACCCCCGGGATCGCGCCCCGAGACCGATTTCCTCGCCCGGTGCGTCCGCTGCGCAGAGTGCATGAAAGTGTGCATCACCGGCGGACTGCAGCCCACGCTTCTCTCCGCCGGGATCGAGGGGATCTGGACGCCGAAGCTCGTCTCCCGGATCGGCTACTGCGAATACAACTGCACGCTCTGCGGGCAGGTCTGCCCCACCCAGGCGATCGAAAAACTCGCCCTGCCGAAAAAGCAGAAGATCGTCATCGGCCTGGCGTTCGTCGACCCCTCCCGGTGCATCCCCTTCGCGCAGGGGACCCCCTGCATCGTCTGCGAGGAGCATTGCCCGACCCCGAAAAAGGCGATCGTCTTCGAGGAGCGCGCCGGGAAAGGGGGGAAACCGGTGAAGGTCCCCGTGGTGGTCACTGACCTGTGCATCGGGTGCGGCATCTGCGAGTACAAGTGCCCGGTGGTCGACCTGGCGGGGATCCGGGTGACCTCGATCGGCGAGACGCGCAACCCGGACAACCGGATTACGATCCCCGTGGGGCCGTATTCCGCGGCCGGCCTGCGACTTTTTCTTTGACAACCCCCCCCGTTGCCCGATAGATTCAAC
This window of the Candidatus Deferrimicrobiaceae bacterium genome carries:
- the queC gene encoding 7-cyano-7-deazaguanine synthase QueC, translating into MTSPAKPKGIVLVSGGMDSLVLAVFATRESDIALLHVNYGQRTEKKELACFRAIADHLEAEERLVVDIGYLRTIGGSALTDPSLDVPPADPDRPGIPATYVPFRNAHFLCIAVSWAEVIGARNVYIGAVWADSSGYPDCRPAFYEAMNEAIRRGTKDESGIRVRAPFVNLKKKDIVLMGKSLGVPFEHTWSCYREGEKACGRCDSCVLRLRAFAEAGVPDPLPYEVRPAG
- a CDS encoding 4Fe-4S binding protein codes for the protein MRSAFDTKQLARRLSQGAFLLLFFVLLVKTDYDGRNELAYPVKIFLDADLLVFLTSLLSAHKLPAALFLALLFVPVTLLFGRAFCGWVCPLGTLNHAVSFYDRKYAEERGTKTRGARWKFATLLFFAGAALFGIQTAGLLDPISLLIRSLSLSVMPGINHVLRLFLDWGYRLPWRPASDIFDAAYTFLRTHFLSFFPARYEQALFLFSLFFLVLALNRYRTRFFCRFVCPLGGLLGIFSRAGLLRLGMNEKCTRCMQCRDVCAGGANPHTKEHWSPSECVTCFNCTAECPEGALAWTFTPARGTKDRLDVDRRAALSALFSGAAATWVMKTSPAQARPAPELVRPPGSRPETDFLARCVRCAECMKVCITGGLQPTLLSAGIEGIWTPKLVSRIGYCEYNCTLCGQVCPTQAIEKLALPKKQKIVIGLAFVDPSRCIPFAQGTPCIVCEEHCPTPKKAIVFEERAGKGGKPVKVPVVVTDLCIGCGICEYKCPVVDLAGIRVTSIGETRNPDNRITIPVGPYSAAGLRLFL
- a CDS encoding radical SAM protein, with product MSEIFASIQGETSYVGLPFAFVRLTGCNLRCRYCDTTYAYDDGEEFPLGEVVSRVVFFKIPRVTVTGGEPLLQEETPALVSALLDLGHTVLVETNGTVALSRLDPRAVKIMDVKCPGSGEAGKTDWENFARLSPRDEVKFVLSSEEDYRFAREVIRKYGKAHPFTALLSPAFGLLPPEKLAGWMVGDALDARFQLQLHKLVWGPDRRGV